TTTCGACGCCTAATTGCTATCGCCAACCCACTTGCAGAAGcagcgctctggaagaaCCACAAGAGCGTCTCCCAATACGTCATACGACTGTTTGACTGGCTCAGGCCCCGCGTTGTCCACGAGCTGTCACAATCGCTTAGCAAgatccatataagctttgacggatggacaacgaaaggcggcaagcgcgggTTTCTcggtatcgtcgcccactacgtcAACTCAGATGGCAAGCTCCGAGACCTGCCTAtcgcgctgcctcagctCACAGGCGCTCACTCCGGCGATCGATTAGCTGAGGTTGTATTATCAATCTTAGAGCAGTTTAGCATAAGCGAGCGCACactcggttacttcgtcctcgacaatgcctctaataacgacaccgctgtcGCTGCGATTGCCCACGAGCTTAACTTCAATCCTATacaccgacgcctccgctgtGGCCCTCATACGATCAATCTGATTGGGCAGAGACTGCTCTGGGGCAGAGATGCAGACTcatacaacaacgagggAGTTGACGAGCTCGCCGACGAGGCAGCGTTTATAAAGGAGTGGCGAAAGCACGGGCCTTTAGGCGTACTTCTCGATATTGTCAACTATATCCACACACCGCAGCAGTACAATCTTTTTGAGAAGGCGCAGCGTACAGCTTACCGTGAGCTACCTCACGACGCAGACGACAAGCTCACGATACTACAGCCAATCAAGCCAGTAGTcacacgctggaactcatacttCGACTGTTTTGAGCGAGCTATAAAGCTCGCGCCGGCCATCAACGCGTACGCGAACACCCACATACAAAATACAGCAAAAGAGGATATCTACGCCGACTCACAGGGCAAAAatcggcctgctgctccacAGTGGATGAGATCAGACGGCCTCACAGCTGCCGATTGGGCTGTTGTTACCGACTATATAGAGGTTCTTAGGCCACTTAAAGAGTGTACAAAGCGCTTTGAGGGACGTGGCGAGTATAGCTTTGGCGCGATCGCTGAGGTGATCCCAACGTTTGAGTTTCTACTCACTCAATTAGAAGCTCGCCTCCTCTACTACGATTGCGTAGTCCATGACGCTCACGACGAGGCAcccgaagatcaccttcctATTAATCTACGCGCAGCGCTACTTAAGGCGAACGAGTACTACGCTAaactcgacgactcgccagcttactacgctgctacaatactccatcctcgctacaaacACTACTGCGATCAAGCGTGGGCTGAGAAGCCTGACTGGCTGGCGCTTAATAATCTTAATTTCCAGGCACTGTGGGCGGATTACAAGTCGCTGCCGTTACCGAGGCCTTGCTACACACGCGCACCGAAGAAACCGAGCAATATTGACGACGCGATTGACGGCATTATTGATCCCACACGCGGCAATACTaaggaggatgagtatgagcAGTGGAAGCGCGAGCCAATCGTTGGCAAGGGCACCGATCCTATACAATACTGGTTCGGGCTGCGCGATCAATATCCCAACCTTAGTAAGATGGCGCTTACTATACTCTCTATACCCGCttcaagctgtgagtgtgagcgcgTCTTCAGTGAGCTCGGAGATCTACTAGAGCCTCGCCGACGCTGTATATCACCTGAGCTACTAGCAGCACTACACTCAGTACGACGATGGAGACGGGCAGGTTTTGGTGGCGGCGACAACGACGATATGGGCCAATCAAAGCTTACCGACGAGCAGATGGACGTTTTGTACGAGCTTAGCAAGTGGGTgggcgaagacgacgatCTAGATACATGGGACGACGGCTgagactcaacaccaaaaaatATATACAACTTTCCTATTTGGGAATCAAGCACCCAAGCTACCAATCAAGCTAACAACTTTCCGCCAAgccaattcaatcaatccagccaaATCTCATACAAACAgccaatcaatcaagccGGGGGCTGTCAGCttgcttgattgattgatcTCAGGTGTGCTAATGAGGATCACCTGGGTGACAGATATCTGCCAACTAGTATACCTACAAAAGTCACTGTAGGCGCCAGAAATGCCTATCAGTAATAGAATACTGGGGTTCACCCACACTGTCGCTGTCAAGTATTGTGTGTCACCCATATGGACGTTTTTGGAACGTGACGTCAGTGTTGGTGGCAGGTGGGGGCGAAGCGAGTCGAGCGGTTCCGCTGCGTCTACCCCGCATTGAAAAAATTCCGACATCCGCCTGGTTGTCACAATACCTACACACCAGCATTTTAGCACCATCAAAATTCAGGATATTTATAAAAGTAGTTTAAATCATTTCATCACAACAGGGCTCGGTGGTGTAGTTGGTTATCACGTCAGTCTAACATGCAGTTAGATCCACTGAAGGTCCCGAGTTCAAACCTCGGCTGAGTCATGAAAGCCGGAGCTCGTAAGAGCTTCATTCTTTTTTTTGCTATTTTTTGCAAAAATGAATTGATCATGCACCCTGAACGCGGAGACCAAGGAGGCCACCTGGGGGACACCTAGGTGTCATGagatacttgacatactagtgtacaaAGACgactgtagtcgccagacatGTTATTAATTGCTGtttacccacactgtcaagtatttttATGACACCTAGGTGGTGACATGAAACCTTAATACTTGACAGCGACAGTATGGATGAACATACATGGGCAGCTTAACGCGTTTGCGTAAAACGTTTTAGCTTAAAACGTTTTAAAACGCTTTAACAGCTTAAACTGTTCACGCGTTTAAGAAAATCCTTAAACGCGTGAACGATTTAAAAACGCTATAAGAGGCTTGGCGCCAAGCACCCCACCTTTGCATCTCAAAAACTCTGCAACCACTCCCCACTAACCTGAAATCTCAACAAATCCATTATCTataacatgatccatgggcgagcggcgcacacgggcgagcggcgcaccccaccaacttttgcaactttaaagcgatgcatctcaacaacgcgataatattattgctagatattgatacagtagattactctatattaatagtatcagtcttgcatgtgcgcgagttgtgcccagtctccttgcacctagtgcagcgcctttgagcccgctggctgaggcctgatcgcgctcctccttgacgctcttcatgagcaatctgctggtcagcctcattttgagccagtatatcctctccagctccctttgtgagtactccatgcttctgtatacgccttttagagcgccgcctacgctctgaggctgcgctattggccttctcaagactagagatccgatcgcgcatcagctcagcagagagcatcatcacctcggcgcccttctttagctggtcaatcgccataataattgaagctggtgatgagctcttgtgctggcgcacgcgctcacgtattaggcttgactgagcctcaagctcacgcgcgttgctcggcgtttgagctacccagggagcctctggcagagctgctggaggagtaggtgtacgcagttgtacatctacctttgatagaacagcctctggttgtagaggaacaaggcctgcgccgcggaaggctgagcagatattggctggcgtgaacgcttgatcaaatgctgccttgaacgctggcagaaactctagcttggtgatgtggttgatgtggttgcgcataaggctctccacctcacggctgtacgcgcgcttcaatggcgagaagcagccaacatcaagtggctggagtaggtgagatgagtgaggaggcatacagagcgtatggatattgttctccttgcagagctcctggaactctagagattggtggctcttatggccatcaataataagcaggcgacgcgcgcctacactacgagcctgcgtgtgagcgttgaagtgctttagccactcaactccaagctcattattcgtccagccattatcgctgactgcgatcgcccagtcgcgtgggatctcagcttccttataccaggctgataggtagtactggccagcgaagatgaggaacggtgggactgaccagccagcagcgctgatagcagcgatcagcgttacccactcgcgattgcctggctgaatactcttcggcctgcctctcctctctgctcctgttataactagctgcgttgtaatcttgcccatcataaagccagcttcatcaaagttgtagacgtcctcatcgcagatacctagctcagcctttgtctcttctacaagcttaaaccacctctttattaatgttgcatcctcacaaagagctctctgcctatcgtacgcttggttgaaacacgtccgaagactgtctgtacgcttaacaaaggtagatggccagttgactccaacctgctctccaccacgcgcagccagcagcttatcagccatatcacgtacagctgtgtaggtaggcgcaaatccacgcagatctagctgaagtatatagctaataatcacctcctcttctctctgggtaagcttccttgagttgggcgggcaatcgcgtcgggcaggtataccagcgcgtcggcggcggagcgttgtttcggctacgttgtagactactgcagcagtacgggtaccttggatctggtgcgcattaatagatgagatagcaagctgaatatctgcttcatttgatagtaattgagtagcgctgcgttgagccattgtagattaagatcagtaaggtgagtaaagttggtggggtgcgccgctcgcccgtgtgcgccgctcgcccatggatcatgttagCATCTATTATCGTTATGTCATCGAATACCTTGTCAGCAAGTGCGATATCAACGCCACCGTCGCGAAGACCCGCAACGCCGCCACACTTTGACGCTGTTATACGAACCGAAACTGTCTGTAACACCAGCAATGCAAAGCGCCAGCGTTTGAAAAAGCAGTATGTGTGCAAACGCTGTCGCTCATGGTTTAGCAGTCACCGAGTAAACTCTATCCACCATGTTCTAGCATATCATACAACGTCAGAGTCTTCTCAGCCCTCGcaaacttcttcttcgtcgtcgcaACCAGCTATCACTTCAGTGTTTAGGACTGTCTCTGATCAGACAATTATCCGCAACGCCTTCAATGAACAAGGGTATCGCGATGCGCTTGTCGGTCTTCTGACTCGACGTCGAATAGCCTTTTCATCAATCGAATGGTCTGAAATGAGGGATCTAGCGCTTGCTTGCAATCCATTTATTGAAGACCAGCTTATCACAAGTCGACGTACAGCCGTACGTCTTATCGCCTCGAATTATCAGCTTTATAAAGGCCATGTAATTAAAGGCAGCTTATCGACGGCTGTGAGTCCTATCCACATATCAACAGATCTCTGGACATCACCGTTCCGTTCATCTCTCCTTGCTGTATGCGCACAGTGGGTCGATCACGAATATAAGCTTCAGAAGGCTCTTTTAGGACTGCCAGAATGTCGTTACAGCCACTCTGGAGAACAGCAAGCACACTTACTTCTTCAAACCCTCGAGGAATATGGGATACAGTCTAGAGTTGGCTGGCATACGGGTGATAACGCAACATCTAACGATACCTGTTTGGAGCATCTTGAAACCCTCCTTCGAACTAAGCACAACGTAAGCATGGCTTTTAATATAAAAATCGGCCTTCGCTGCTTAAGTTACGCGATGGTGCTAATATTAACAAGGTTAAATTTACTGCTAAAGAGCGCCGTATCCGATGTATCGGTCATATTATCAATTTATCCTTGCAGGCATTCCTGCTTGCATCCTCTAAGGAGGCTCTTACCGCTGCTCTCGACGCCGTAACGGATGTTATGGGGGAAGAGCTTCTCGCAGAGTTTTCAAGCGTTCTTACTTCTCGACAGAGAAACCCTAGAGCCCAAGCCCAAGCTGTTCCACAAACCTCACAGAGACAAAGGTTGTCTCGCCGAAGACGCAGCGTTGATAGCCATGGGTCTGTTGATGAGGACTTTTGTGGTATTGAGAACATCTCTACACTACGCAAATTACATCAACTATGTGTCTGGCTGCGCAACTCAAGTATACATGCAGCAGAGTGGGATCGCAAGGTAGGCCTCCGCTTAGGGATTGACAATCAGACTCGGTGGTCTTCATGGTACTCAGTTATGGATCGGGCTATTAAGAAGATGGCTGCAATTAAGGTCTTTATGCACGATAACGAGAAACACCTTAACGAGATCCGTCTTACTTCTGACGACTGGGATATACTACAAAAAGCACATACATTTTTACAACCATTTGCATCAGCAACGCTATACGCGGAGGGAGATAAATCGTCTATCTCTCAATCTCTTTTGATTATGGACTCTCTTTTAGTCCACTATGAGCAGCAAAAGGTAAGCATTAACGTGTTATCCGAACTTTAAGTCTTCGGTTAACAGCTTTATAGATACATTACTCTAAAGATGAAAATGAGGACCTTCGCATGGTTCGATCGATCGAGATGGGCTGGTTCGTACTTGAGAAGTACTACAACATGACTGATCAGGTTCCGGTGTACGCTTCCGCTATTCTTCTAAATCCCGCAAGTAGAGCAGCATATCTCAAGAAGAACTGGCCAGCCGAATGGTACGAACCAGCTATTAACGCTGCTCAAAACTTTTGGGTGAATGAGTTTAAGGACGCTTTGCCTTTAGCTAGCCCTACAGCTTCTCAACAAATGGCTCCTCCTTTAAAGCAACGCGGTGCCGTTCTCGATCAGATTCTACAACAGATGTCAGTTGCGGCGGCAGATCAATCAAACAGCGACGATCTTAAAATTTTCGCAGAAAGTCCAGTAATACAAATCGACTGTAGCCCTCTTGAATGGTGGTGCCGATCGGAGCAACGGCAGCGCTACCCTAGGCTAAGCAACATGGCTATCTCTATTCTTTCTATCGCTGCAGAGTCGTCCGAGCCAGAGAGAACATTCTCAGGTGCAAGAAGAACCTGTTCATGGGATCGGTCGAGGCTCACTTGCGACAACATTGAGAAGATCGAGTGCATTGGCAGTTGGCTTAGGG
The sequence above is a segment of the Pyrenophora tritici-repentis strain M4 chromosome 3, whole genome shotgun sequence genome. Coding sequences within it:
- a CDS encoding Dimer-Tnp-hAT domain containing protein → MPPKKRVSDSAPSPRKRARGTASQPVAIDSQSYQSQPSALSPPPPYTHTFESRLRESQPEDAIVAPAEGSEQATLAPSSEAADDAVDEAFDAHLEDNYDGIDWGRLKLYTKPITTHQHKRSWIYRHGYRVALLKDPTRVFFICHWCFKHKLTDIGIGIYNTSAAVSSAARHLSEQKPGHRLVAPGKTPVASVYNALTTARVPISQAVANQINGFSKQRFRFAAVDWLVANNHPISEFETPAFRRLIAIANPLAEAALWKNHKSVSQYVIRLFDWLRPRVVHELSQSLSKIHISFDGWTTKGGKRGFLGIVAHYVNSDGKLRDLPIALPQLTGAHSGDRLAEVVLSILEQFSISERTLGYFVLDNASNNDTAVAAIAHELNFNPIHRRLRCGPHTINLIGQRLLWGRDADSYNNEGVDELADEAAFIKEWRKHGPLGVLLDIVNYIHTPQQYNLFEKAQRTAYRELPHDADDKLTILQPIKPVVTRWNSYFDCFERAIKLAPAINAYANTHIQNTAKEDIYADSQGKNRPAAPQWMRSDGLTAADWAVVTDYIEVLRPLKECTKRFEGRGEYSFGAIAEVIPTFEFLLTQLEARLLYYDCVVHDAHDEAPEDHLPINLRAALLKANEYYAKLDDSPAYYAATILHPRYKHYCDQAWAEKPDWLALNNLNFQALWADYKSLPLPRPCYTRAPKKPSNIDDAIDGIIDPTRGNTKEDEYEQWKREPIVGKGTDPIQYWFGLRDQYPNLSKMALTILSIPASSCECERVFSELGDLLEPRRRCISPELLAALHSVRRWRRAGFGGGDNDDMGQSKLTDEQMDVLYELSKWVGEDDDLDTWDDG